One part of the Lotus japonicus ecotype B-129 chromosome 2, LjGifu_v1.2 genome encodes these proteins:
- the LOC130737100 gene encoding lectin 7-like, whose amino-acid sequence MGLMSLFVVIISFFMVAHNVNSATFNFPGFQLPNTKDLTFEGDAIASNRVLKLTKTAYGVPLPSSAGRASFAEPVHLWDEKTGELAGFTTNFFFDVEPVQTSPGLHGDGITFFIAPFNSKIPQNSTGGFLGLFSSDSAFNAYQNQIVAVEFDTFADRWDPISSHIGIDINSIVSTTTVPWRTGNSVSTSLAFATVTYEPVAKNLSVLVKQIDQQRGLNFSTTTTSLSLVVDLRSVLPEWVRVGFSGATGLLVENHRIYAWDFKSSFTY is encoded by the coding sequence ATGGGTCTCATGTCTCTCTTCGTGGTCATCATTTCCTTCTTCATGGTTGCTCACAATGTGAACTCAGCCACTTTCAATTTCCCCGGTTTTCAGCTGCCAAACACAAAAGACCTCACCTTCGAAGGCGATGCCATTGCATCAAACCGTGTTCTGAAACTTACAAAGACTGCATACGGTGTTCCTCTGCCCAGCAGTGCTGGCAGAGCCTCCTTTGCTGAACCAGTGCACCTTTGGGATGAGAAAACAGGGGAACTTGCAGGCTTCACCACCAACTTCTTTTTTGATGTGGAACCAGTACAAACTAGTCCAGGACTTCATGGAGATGGAATCACCTTCTTCATTGCACCATTCAACTCTAAAATCCCTCAAAACTCAACTGGTGGATTCCTTGGACTCTTCAGCTCTGACTCTGCTTTCAATGCCTACCAAAACCAAATAGTGGCGGTTGAGTTTGACACCTTTGCGGATAGATGGGATCCTATCTCCTCCCACATAGGCATTGATATAAACTCCATTGTTTCAACAACAACCGTGCCGTGGCGAACTGGGAATTCTGTGAGCACGTCATTAGCCTTTGCCACCGTGACTTATGAACCGGTCGCGAAAAATTTGAGTGTGCTGGTGAAGCAGATAGATCAGCAGAGGGGTCTGAATTTTTCTACTACCACTACCAGCCTCTCGTTAGTTGTTGATTTGAGGAGTGTTCTTCCTGAATGGGTTAGAGTTGGGTTCTCTGGCGCCACTGGACTGCTGGTTGAAAACCACAGGATTTATGCTTGGGATTTCAAATCAAGCTTCACTTATTAG
- the LOC130740108 gene encoding lectin 7-like, producing MGHISYKLFSSSILNQYGTATPHLNSQPLMSLFMILNISFLMLAHNVNSDAFEFPGFRLPNTKYITFEGDAFASDGVLKLTKTAYSAPLPNSAGRASYAEPVRLWDERTGALAAFTTNFIFYVEPASSGSGLRGDGITFFIAPFISKIPQNSTGGFLGLFSEDSAFNAYQNQIVAVEFDSFANTWDPVAVSSHIGIDINSIVSTTTVPWRTGNNLNESIAFATVNYEAITKNLTVLVSQGGQGVPHTTTRLSYVVDLRTILPEWVRVGFSGATGLLVEQHTIYAWDFSIY from the coding sequence atgggtcacatctcttataaactcttcTCATCATCCATACTTAACCAATATGGGACTGCAACtccacacttgaattctcaacccCTGATGTCTCTGTTCATGATCCTCAATATTTCCTTCCTCATGCTGGCTCACAATGTGAACTCAGACGCTTTCGAATTCCCCGGTTTTCGGCTGCCAAACACAAAATACATCACCTTCGAAGGTGATGCCTTTGCATCAGACGGTGTTCTGAAACTTACCAAGACTGCATACAGTGCTCCTCTGCCCAACAGTGCTGGCAGAGCCTCCTATGCTGAACCAGTGCGCCTTTGGGATGAGAGAACAGGGGCACTTGCAGCGTTCACCACCAACTTCATTTTTTATGTGGAACCAGCCAGTTCAGGATCAGGACTTCGTGGAGATGGAATCACCTTCTTCATTGCACCATTCATCTCTAAAATCCCTCAAAACTCAACAGGTGGATTCCTTGGACTCTTCAGCGAGGACTCTGCTTTCAATGCTTACCAAAACCAAATAGTGGCGGTTGAGTTTGACTCCTTTGCTAATACATGGGATCCTGTGGCTGTCTCCTCCCACATAGGGATTGACATAAACTCCATTGTTTCAACAACAACCGTGCCGTGGCGAACTGGGAATAATTTGAACGAGTCAATAGCCTTTGCCACCGTGAACTATGAAGCCATCACAAAAAATTTAACTGTGCTGGTCTCGCAGGGGGGTCAGGGTGTTCCTCATACCACTACCAGGCTTTCGTATGTGGTTGATTTGAGGACTATTCTTCCTGAATGGGTTAGAGTTGGCTTCTCTGGTGCCACAGGGCTACTGGTTGAACAACATACGATTTATGCTTGGGATTTCTCCATTTATTAG
- the LOC130740103 gene encoding rhamnogalacturonate lyase B-like encodes MRKWDLFLWLFRMALQFCFLLGACSEITSFSRRSLRGISNSESISAYSPVNLNTENPHQVVINNSLVSITLSRPEGYIIGISYGGIDNLLNTLIDVQYRGYMDVVWNQPGTPPQFQRIQGTKFSVITKDDDMVEISFFSEWTSSMEGSSVPMNIDQRYILRRGDSGFYSYAIFERSEGLPAVVVDQTRLVFRLREDMFNYMAISDTRQRIMPSLKDRNEGQHLAYPEAVLLTHSSIPQCRGEVDDKYQYSSENQDNNVQGWTTTDSAPTVGFWIITPSNEFRNGGPIKQDLTSHVGPTLLSMFTSTHYAGTDAVMAFKEGETFKKVFGPVFVYLNNASSNSKSLWSDAAKKLSNEVKSWPYDFPRSQDFFPSKQRGQVTGQLQVKDGGKTSVYPSNAYIGLAFPGEAGSWQTESKSYQFWTRTDENGNFKIENIVPGDYNLYAWIPGFIGDYKYNDIITIESGRSIELGTLVYRPPRNGYTLWEIGIPDRSAAEFFVPDPNPRLMNKLYKNDPHDKFRQYGLWERYTDLYPDHDLVYTVGVDNYKNHWFFSHVNRKIGKNTFQPTTWEIVFQLQNNTLKGKYTLQLALASASNAEVQVWFNGWNADYPYFTTGEIGNDSAIARHGIHGLHRLYSINVASDQLVTGKNTIYLRQSIATSPFQGVMYDYIRLESPPTPDT; translated from the exons ATGAGGAAATGGGATTTATTCCTGTGGTTGTTTAGAATGGCTCTACAGTTCTGCTTCTTGCTCGGTGCCTGTTCTGAGATTACCTCATTTAGCAG AAGAAGCTTGAGAGGGATCAGTAACTCAGAATCGATTTCTGCCTATTCTCCAGTCAACCTGAATACAGAAAATCCTCACCAG GTGGTGATTAACAACAGTTTGGTGTCCATCACTTTATCAAGACCAGAGGGATATATCATTGGAATATCGTATGGTGGAATTGACAATTTACTTAATACTCTAATTGACGTACAATATAGAGG GTACATGGACGTTGTTTGGAACCAACCAGGAACACCTCCCCAATTTCAGAg AATCCAAGGGACAAAATTCTCAGTCATAACAAAGGATGATGATATGGTGGAGATTTCATTTTTTAGCGAATGGACATCATCTATGGAAGGTTCAAGTGTCCCTATGAACATAGACCAAAG GTATATATTACGACGAGGGGATTCAGGGTTTTATTCATATGCAATATTTGAGCGATCTGAAGGATTACCTGCAGTGGTGGTAGATCAAACTAGGCTTGTCTTCAGGCTTAGAGAAGACAT GTTCAACTATATGGCTATATCAGATACTAGGCAAAGGATAATGCCCTCACTCAAAGATAGAAATGAAGGTCAACACCTGGCATATCCTGAAGCTGTTCTCCTAACCCATTCATCTATCCCACAATGTAGGGGAGAG GTGGATGACAAATACCAATACTCAAGTGAGAACCAAGACAACAATGTCCAAGGCTGGACTACCACAGATTCTGCACCAACCGTGGGTTTCTGGATCATAACACCAAGTAATGAATTCCGCAATGGTGGGCCCATTAAACAAGATCTCACCTCTCATGTTGGCCCTACTCTACTCTCC ATGTTTACCAGCACCCACTATGCTGGCACAGATGCAGTCATGGCATTTAAAGAAGGGGAGACATTTAAAAAGGTTTTTGGCCCAGTTTTTGTCTACCTTAACAATGCATCAAGCAATAGTAAATCTTTATGGTCAGATGCTGCAAAAAAG CTATCCAATGAAGTTAAAAGCTGGCCTTATGATTTCCCTCGATCACAAGATTTCTTTCCATCCAAACAGCGAGGACAAGTTACTGGACAGTTACAAGTAAAAGATGG GGGAAAAACGTCTGTATATCCAAGCAATGCCTACATTGGTCTAGCTTTTCCCGGTGAAGCAGGATCTTGGCAGACAGAAAGCAAG AGTTATCAATTCTGGACTCGAACTGACGAAAATGGAAACttcaaaatagaaaatattgtCCCTGGGGACTACAACTTGTATGCATGGATCCCTGGCTTTATTGGAGATTACAAATATAATGATATAATCACCATCGAATCAG GGCGTTCCATCGAATTGGGTACACTTGTATATAGGCCTCCAAGAAATGGTTATACTCTTTGGGAAATTGGCATCCCAGATCGTTCAGCTGCAGAATTCTTTGTACCAGACCCTAACCCTAGACTCATGAACAAGTTATACAAGAACGATCCCCATGACAA GTTTAGGCAATACGGGTTGTGGGAACGTTACACTGATTTATACCCAGATCATGATCTAGTTTACACGGTTGGTGTTGACAATTATAAAAATCATTGGTTTTTTTCTCATGTTAACAG GAAGATAGGAAAAAACACATTCCAACCAACCACATGGGAGATTGTGTTTCAACTTCAAAATAACACATTGAAAGGAAAGTACACACTACAATTGGCCCTGGCATCAGCCTCTAATGCTGAAGTGCAG GTTTGGTTCAATGGCTGGAATGCTGATTATCCCTACTTCACAACAGGGGAAATAGGCAATGACAGTGCAATAGCAAGGCACGGCATTCATGGATTGCACAGGTTGTATAGCATAAATGTAGCAAGTGATCAATTGGTAACAGGAAAGAATACAATCTATCTGAGGCAGTCAATAGCTACAAGTCCTTTCCAAGGAGTTATGTATGATTATATCCGCTTAGAAAGTCCTCCAACTCCAGATACATGA
- the LOC130735752 gene encoding lectin 7-like, giving the protein MALNISSPPSIMSLFMIIMSFLILAHNVNSANFNFPSFGPYTNSITFQGDAFETNGVLQLTKTAYGAPLPNSAGRASYAGPVHLWDSKTGELAGFTTTFTFIQAPTGPGLHGDGISFFLAPFNSTIPKNSTGGFLGLFSEDSAFNAYQNQIVAVEFDSFGNTWDPVSSHIGIDINSIVSATTASWQNGNYASVSSAFATVSYEPVAKNLTVAVRQGSESVPSASLSFVVDLRTVLPEWVRVGFSGATGQLVEQHKIFSWNFSSSFTY; this is encoded by the coding sequence ATGGCCCTCAACATCTCATCTCCTCCAAGTATCATGTCTCTGTTCATGATCATCATGTCCTTCCTCATCCTGGCTCACAATGTGAACTCAGCTAATTTCAACTTCCCCAGTTTTGGGCCATACACGAACAGCATCACCTTCCAAGGCGATGCCTTTGAAACAAACGGTGTTCTGCAACTTACAAAGACAGCATACGGTGCTCCTCTTCCCAACAGTGCTGGCAGAGCCTCCTATGCTGGACCAGTGCACCTCTGGGATTCCAAAACAGGGGAACTTGCTGGGTTCACCACCACCTTCACTTTTATTCAGGCACCAACTGGTCCAGGTCTTCATGGAGATGGAATCTCCTTTTTCCTTGCACCATTCAACTCCACCATCCCGAAAAACTCAACAGGTGGATTCCTTGGACTCTTCAGCGAGGACTCTGCTTTCAACGCCTACCAGAACCAAATAGTGGCGGTTGAGTTTGACTCCTTTGGGAACACATGGGATCCTGTCTCCTCCCACATAGGCATTGACATAAACTCCATTGTCTCAGCAACAACCGCGTCGTGGCAGAATGGGAACTATGCCAGCGTATCATCAGCCTTCGCCACCGTGAGCTATGAACCTGTTGCCAAAAATCTGACTGTGGCGGTGAGGCAGGGGAGTGAGAGTGTTCCTTCTGCTAGTCTCTCGTTTGTGGTTGATCTGAGGACTGTTCTTCCTGAATGGGTTAGAGTTGGGTTCTCTGGCGCCACCGGACAGCTGGTTGAACAACACAAGATTTTTTCTTGGAATTTCAGTTCAAGCTTCACTTATTAG